A region from the Flavobacterium enshiense genome encodes:
- a CDS encoding 3-hydroxyanthranilate 3,4-dioxygenase — MAILKPFNLNQWIEDNRHLLKPPVGNKNVYVDSEDYIVMIVAGPNARKDYHYNETEELFYQLEGNIKVVIQEDGQRKEMELKAGDMYLHPARVPHSPVRSEGSIGLVIERKRAGKGFTDGLLWHCDNCNHKLYEVYFELKDIEKDFLPHFQHFYNSEVLRTCSECDTVMEADPRFVAK, encoded by the coding sequence ATGGCGATTTTAAAACCATTCAATCTTAATCAGTGGATTGAAGACAACCGACATTTGCTGAAACCACCGGTGGGCAATAAAAATGTTTACGTGGATTCCGAAGATTATATCGTGATGATTGTGGCAGGTCCCAATGCCCGAAAAGATTATCATTATAACGAGACCGAAGAATTGTTTTATCAGCTCGAAGGCAATATAAAAGTGGTGATTCAGGAAGACGGTCAGCGCAAGGAAATGGAACTGAAAGCGGGAGACATGTACCTTCATCCTGCACGTGTACCGCATTCGCCGGTGCGCAGCGAGGGTTCCATCGGATTGGTCATCGAACGCAAAAGAGCCGGAAAAGGATTCACCGACGGATTGCTGTGGCATTGTGATAACTGCAATCACAAGTTGTACGAAGTGTACTTCGAATTAAAAGATATCGAAAAAGATTTTCTGCCTCATTTTCAGCATTTTTACAATTCGGAAGTACTGCGAACCTGTTCTGAATGTGATACCGTGATGGAAGCAGATCCGCGATTTGTGGCCAAGTAG
- a CDS encoding endonuclease/exonuclease/phosphatase family protein — protein MKNSVVFLFLLFISMQSAMAQQKKYNVQTVAFYNFENLFDTINGPNIDEEWLPNGVQNWTGEKYKKKLENLSRVLSELGTGESQTESPVLIGGSEIENRGVLEDLVKQPKLIDKDYGIVHFDSPDKRGIDVALLYKKKDFQPLSYKNIPLVIYEKNGDKKDKKDTEEKTDDNSQVDVKSKRIYTRDQLLVTGLLDGEEINVIVCHWPSRSGGEKKSAPYREAAAALTKKITDSLQRIKPDAKVIILGDLNDGSFNKSVKEVIGAKGKKTDVKPLGVYNPFESMANQGMGTIGYRDAWDIFDIIMITEPLIKNDYSSWRYWKAGIYNKPFLITTTGQYKGYPLRHTLTEVGFSDHFPVYIYLIREGK, from the coding sequence ATGAAAAATAGCGTTGTTTTTTTGTTTCTTTTATTTATTTCGATGCAGTCTGCTATGGCGCAGCAGAAGAAGTATAATGTTCAGACAGTGGCATTTTACAATTTTGAAAACTTGTTTGATACCATAAACGGACCAAATATTGACGAAGAGTGGCTGCCAAACGGGGTGCAGAACTGGACCGGCGAAAAGTATAAAAAGAAGCTGGAAAACTTAAGCCGGGTGTTGTCTGAATTAGGTACGGGCGAATCTCAAACAGAATCTCCGGTACTAATTGGAGGCAGTGAGATTGAAAACAGAGGTGTTTTGGAAGATTTGGTAAAACAACCCAAATTGATCGACAAAGATTACGGCATTGTGCATTTCGATTCACCGGATAAACGCGGAATCGATGTGGCTTTGCTTTATAAGAAAAAAGATTTCCAGCCGCTTAGTTATAAAAACATCCCTTTGGTGATTTATGAAAAAAACGGTGATAAAAAGGATAAAAAAGATACGGAAGAGAAAACGGACGATAATTCACAGGTTGATGTAAAATCAAAAAGAATCTACACCCGTGACCAACTGTTGGTTACCGGTTTATTAGATGGCGAAGAAATCAATGTTATTGTGTGCCACTGGCCATCGCGTTCGGGAGGAGAAAAGAAAAGTGCTCCTTACCGTGAAGCCGCAGCGGCATTAACCAAAAAGATCACCGATTCACTGCAGCGAATCAAGCCGGATGCTAAAGTTATTATCCTTGGGGATTTGAACGACGGAAGTTTCAACAAGAGCGTTAAGGAAGTGATTGGAGCAAAGGGGAAGAAGACCGATGTGAAACCTTTGGGTGTTTACAATCCGTTTGAAAGCATGGCCAACCAGGGAATGGGGACTATCGGTTACCGTGATGCTTGGGATATCTTCGATATTATCATGATAACCGAACCGCTCATTAAAAATGATTACAGTTCTTGGAGATATTGGAAGGCAGGTATTTACAATAAACCGTTCCTGATTACAACTACAGGTCAGTATAAAGGATATCCATTGCGACATACGTTGACCGAAGTAGGTTTCAGTGACCACTTCCCGGTTTACATTTATTTGATACGCGAAGGGAAATAA
- a CDS encoding TonB-dependent receptor has protein sequence MKKLVLFTLLVMQVAFAWAQQTPAVKGKVIDSKTQKALQNVLATIQSTNQSTVTNALGEFIFPTAAEGNQILLIRSTGYLPQSFPIEIKKGQTLDLGIVVLEEDVTTEQRLALVVITDNDLGDDNSGSESTSGLLQASRDAYQQAAAFNWGQARFQIRGLDNQYGNTMINGIVMNKLYDGRPQWSNWGGLNDAMRNQEFTMGSAPSDYTFGGILGSQQISTRASYYRPGARVSFSSTNTNYSWRSMGTYASGMNSKGWAFVVSGSRRWAEEGYFEGTDYGAVSLFASVEKRFNDSHSLNFTSIYAQNSRGKNSPNTDEVTDMAGIKYNSYWGWQDGKKRNSRDKDVQEPIMMLSHYWRMNEKTSLNTNVAYQTGTVGNSRIDFQGVNNPDPTYYRNLPSYYLSLYNNDPGYVLANDPSAYAPGGLGGIHTPDLVSASDPNVATFLDPNQRQVNWDGMYNANSKTDAKNSVYVLYEDRTDDTQWTANTILNSQIADNITLNAGGTFRHLKSHNHKYLLDLLGGQYYNDINTFGNNENQIESDLNNPGRTVGEGDSYGYNYNLYATAIDAFTQFKFTYRKFDFYLSQSYARNEYQREGLYRNGYYPSNSFGDSKKIAFDNFGFKGGLTYKLSGNHLFTFNGVRMTKAPTLRNTFPNARVNNNIVPGLRNETVSSADASYILRTPKVKARLTAFYSKIENATETSFFFADGVTIDDGNPDAADETSNFVAETVTGIDKKNIGAEFGIEYQVTSTIKATATASYGEYTYDNNPNVALTVDAQGSSFNLAPVTNYGEAKIKNYYQAGMPQKAASFGLEYRDPHFWWIGANVNYLADRYLDIAPILRTDNFFKNPESTNGNPFPEATEERARQLLKQEKFDDLTLVNLSGGKSWKIGKQMIGFFASLNNVFDIKYKTGGYEQARNASYRELNQDVSSGTPAFAPKYFYGYGRTYFVNLYINF, from the coding sequence ATGAAAAAACTTGTACTCTTTACTTTACTTGTGATGCAAGTCGCTTTTGCCTGGGCGCAACAAACCCCTGCCGTAAAAGGGAAGGTAATCGACTCAAAAACACAGAAAGCACTACAAAATGTTTTGGCGACTATTCAAAGCACGAACCAGTCGACGGTTACCAATGCCCTGGGAGAATTCATCTTCCCAACTGCGGCAGAGGGAAATCAGATCTTGCTGATTCGCAGCACTGGTTATTTACCGCAATCGTTTCCAATCGAAATCAAAAAAGGACAAACCCTTGATTTGGGCATTGTGGTTTTGGAAGAAGACGTTACCACAGAGCAACGCTTGGCCTTGGTTGTAATCACCGACAACGATTTGGGGGATGACAACAGCGGTTCTGAAAGTACTTCGGGATTGTTGCAGGCTTCACGCGATGCTTACCAACAGGCAGCAGCGTTCAACTGGGGTCAGGCCCGTTTCCAAATTCGTGGTTTAGACAACCAGTACGGAAACACCATGATTAATGGTATCGTAATGAACAAACTTTATGATGGCCGACCACAATGGAGCAACTGGGGCGGTCTAAATGATGCGATGCGAAATCAGGAATTCACCATGGGTTCAGCTCCCTCGGATTATACTTTCGGAGGTATATTAGGTTCGCAGCAAATCAGCACGAGAGCCTCTTACTACAGACCCGGAGCGCGAGTTTCGTTCTCAAGTACAAATACAAATTACAGCTGGAGAAGTATGGGAACCTACGCATCCGGAATGAACAGTAAAGGATGGGCCTTTGTGGTATCCGGTTCAAGAAGATGGGCGGAAGAAGGATATTTTGAAGGAACCGATTATGGCGCAGTGTCACTTTTCGCAAGTGTTGAAAAAAGATTCAACGACAGCCACAGTTTAAATTTCACATCTATTTACGCACAGAACAGCAGAGGAAAAAATTCTCCAAACACGGATGAAGTAACTGATATGGCAGGAATAAAATATAATTCCTACTGGGGCTGGCAAGACGGTAAAAAAAGAAATTCCAGAGATAAAGACGTACAGGAGCCCATCATGATGTTAAGTCATTATTGGAGAATGAACGAAAAAACAAGTTTAAACACCAACGTTGCTTATCAGACAGGAACCGTTGGCAACAGCAGAATCGACTTCCAGGGCGTTAACAACCCGGATCCTACTTATTACAGAAATCTGCCAAGTTACTATCTTTCCTTATATAACAATGACCCGGGTTATGTATTGGCAAACGATCCTTCGGCGTATGCACCGGGTGGTTTGGGAGGTATCCACACACCGGATTTAGTGAGCGCATCTGATCCGAATGTAGCCACTTTCCTGGATCCCAACCAAAGACAGGTTAATTGGGACGGAATGTATAATGCCAATTCAAAAACCGATGCCAAAAACAGCGTTTATGTTTTATACGAAGACCGTACAGACGATACACAATGGACAGCAAATACCATTTTAAATTCGCAGATAGCTGATAATATCACTTTAAACGCAGGAGGTACTTTCAGACATTTAAAATCCCACAACCACAAATATTTATTGGATTTATTGGGAGGACAATACTACAACGACATCAATACATTCGGTAATAATGAAAACCAGATAGAATCCGATTTGAATAATCCGGGAAGAACAGTTGGAGAAGGCGATTCATATGGCTATAACTATAATTTATACGCCACTGCCATCGATGCATTCACGCAATTCAAATTCACCTACCGAAAATTTGACTTCTACTTGTCGCAATCTTACGCAAGAAACGAATATCAGAGAGAAGGATTATACAGAAACGGCTACTATCCTTCAAACTCTTTTGGAGACAGCAAAAAAATCGCATTCGATAACTTTGGTTTTAAAGGTGGGTTGACCTATAAACTTTCCGGTAATCATTTATTTACCTTTAACGGTGTAAGAATGACAAAAGCGCCGACTTTAAGAAACACTTTCCCTAACGCACGTGTAAACAATAACATCGTACCGGGATTACGAAATGAAACCGTTTCAAGTGCTGATGCAAGTTACATTTTAAGAACACCGAAAGTAAAAGCTCGTTTAACCGCTTTCTATTCGAAAATAGAAAATGCTACAGAAACCTCTTTCTTCTTTGCCGATGGTGTAACTATAGACGATGGCAACCCTGATGCGGCCGATGAGACCAGTAACTTTGTTGCCGAAACTGTAACCGGAATCGACAAGAAGAATATTGGGGCTGAATTCGGAATCGAATACCAAGTAACTTCAACGATCAAAGCAACGGCTACTGCTTCTTACGGCGAATATACGTACGATAACAATCCAAATGTAGCCTTGACCGTGGATGCTCAAGGTTCAAGTTTTAACCTAGCTCCGGTTACCAACTACGGAGAGGCGAAAATTAAAAATTATTACCAGGCTGGTATGCCTCAAAAAGCCGCTTCCTTCGGATTGGAATACCGCGACCCTCATTTCTGGTGGATTGGTGCCAATGTGAACTATTTAGCGGACCGTTACCTTGATATCGCTCCGATTTTAAGAACCGATAACTTCTTCAAAAACCCGGAGAGCACCAACGGAAATCCATTCCCTGAAGCTACAGAGGAAAGAGCGCGCCAATTGTTAAAACAAGAGAAATTCGACGATTTAACACTGGTTAACCTAAGCGGTGGTAAGTCATGGAAAATAGGAAAACAAATGATTGGTTTCTTTGCCTCGTTAAACAACGTGTTCGACATCAAATACAAAACAGGTGGTTACGAACAGGCACGAAATGCATCGTACAGAGAATTAAACCAGGATGTTTCCAGCGGTACCCCTGCATTTGCGCCTAAATATTTTTACGGTTACGGAAGAACATACTTCGTTAACCTTTACATTAACTTCTAA
- a CDS encoding DUF5689 domain-containing protein, with protein MKTRIIQSALLFTFLGTALTGCVNGDDYNTPDLQCIETTLVKTREVSEIPASSQVAQYSEDDVIEAYVTSSDEAGNFFKSISFQTLDGTKAFSVPTERTSSFIDYQPGKKVLIKMKGLYTDSKDGGMRIGGIYVSDGVAEVGRLSMSQTKNALKGSCTLVSEEQLVNHVTLGQLTANTDSYLNKLIEVDDVQFSDVAVGKHYYEKTNETGSGTNHYITDKTGTPMVFRTSSYARFAHKLVATGSGKIRGVLTRYGDTYQFMARYERDIMLNNPRFGTVPPFFSEDFETATNNTNLNIPGWVNFAQSGNDLWKEKTFTSNGVTNGCAEFSALNSGDATNIVWLVSPAINLGTYTNKILKFEAAQHHLDVDSPNNTLEVLVSTDFNGTNVLAATWTSVPFNKPTKATARYEFLTSAVDLSSYSGNIYVAFKFKGSGTDLTLDGAFQVDNVKMYGF; from the coding sequence ATGAAAACAAGAATTATACAATCAGCTCTTTTATTTACGTTCTTGGGAACGGCTTTAACCGGATGTGTAAATGGTGACGATTATAACACTCCTGACTTACAATGTATCGAAACTACTTTGGTGAAAACTAGAGAGGTTTCCGAAATCCCGGCATCGTCTCAGGTGGCTCAATATTCGGAAGACGACGTAATTGAGGCTTACGTAACTTCAAGTGATGAAGCTGGAAATTTCTTCAAATCGATTTCATTCCAGACGTTGGATGGAACAAAAGCATTCAGCGTTCCGACCGAACGAACTTCTTCGTTTATCGACTATCAACCGGGTAAAAAAGTGCTGATCAAAATGAAAGGCCTTTATACAGATAGTAAAGACGGTGGCATGCGCATTGGCGGTATTTATGTTTCCGACGGTGTGGCAGAAGTTGGTCGTCTTTCCATGTCTCAAACAAAAAATGCTTTGAAAGGTTCATGCACGTTGGTAAGCGAGGAACAATTGGTAAATCATGTAACCCTCGGGCAGTTAACTGCTAACACCGACAGCTACCTGAACAAACTAATCGAAGTAGATGACGTTCAGTTTTCCGATGTGGCAGTTGGCAAACATTATTATGAAAAAACAAATGAAACGGGCAGCGGAACAAACCATTACATTACCGACAAAACGGGAACGCCGATGGTTTTCAGAACAAGTTCGTATGCACGATTTGCACATAAGTTGGTAGCAACCGGCAGCGGAAAAATAAGAGGCGTACTAACCCGTTATGGGGATACTTATCAGTTTATGGCTCGCTATGAGAGAGACATCATGTTAAACAACCCTCGTTTTGGCACGGTTCCTCCTTTCTTTTCAGAAGATTTTGAAACAGCTACAAACAACACTAATCTAAACATTCCGGGTTGGGTTAACTTCGCTCAGTCAGGCAACGATTTGTGGAAAGAAAAAACATTTACTTCGAACGGAGTAACTAACGGATGTGCTGAGTTCAGCGCTTTGAATTCAGGAGATGCAACCAATATCGTTTGGTTGGTAAGTCCGGCTATCAATCTGGGAACCTATACAAATAAAATCCTCAAATTCGAGGCTGCCCAGCACCATTTGGATGTAGACTCTCCGAACAATACTTTAGAAGTTTTGGTTTCAACAGATTTTAACGGAACAAATGTTTTGGCAGCGACTTGGACATCAGTCCCTTTCAACAAACCAACAAAAGCAACAGCACGGTATGAATTCCTTACTTCTGCCGTTGATTTATCATCTTACAGTGGCAACATTTATGTAGCATTCAAATTCAAAGGATCGGGAACTGACTTAACTTTAGATGGGGCATTCCAAGTTGATAATGTAAAAATGTACGGTTTTTAA
- a CDS encoding lipocalin family protein, whose product MKNIFKISLALAFMALTASCEEDDDTNFVQPNYLAGKWVPVEKGTLNEENILDYLPYENDAQCDSDNVVFNENFTFSNTDFQYSGSFCESNITEGDYRKEGRTLILTTMKEINGVPTEVETMQNIVSLTYDTMEISYTDENTNAVTFVKFLKSE is encoded by the coding sequence ATGAAAAACATATTTAAAATTTCACTTGCATTAGCTTTTATGGCATTAACTGCATCCTGTGAAGAGGACGATGATACAAACTTCGTTCAGCCAAATTATCTGGCAGGGAAATGGGTTCCTGTTGAAAAAGGAACTTTAAACGAGGAAAACATCTTGGATTACCTGCCTTACGAAAATGATGCCCAATGTGATTCAGACAATGTCGTCTTTAATGAAAATTTTACTTTTAGCAATACTGATTTCCAATATAGCGGAAGCTTCTGCGAAAGTAATATCACTGAAGGTGATTACCGAAAAGAAGGAAGAACATTGATTCTAACAACAATGAAAGAAATCAACGGAGTGCCTACTGAAGTGGAAACGATGCAAAATATAGTGTCTTTAACCTATGACACTATGGAAATTTCGTATACTGATGAAAACACAAATGCTGTAACATTCGTAAAGTTTCTTAAGTCAGAATAA
- a CDS encoding OmpA family protein produces the protein MKKTYITLSFVFAGLTLSAQNKHTQAADKLYNRYEYIDAAEEYLKLVSNNKADNYVYRQLADSYYNVFNTVEAAKWYAKATEEKQDAEVYYRYAQMLKANGQYEASNKQMEKFASMAPSDQRAMAFKKEPNYIPRLTDQQKMFDSKNMDINSEKSDFGAVLANDNTLYFASARNTSKKSYGWNDEPYLDLYKATRNEDGTFSKPTEVEGMNSKWHDGPAAISEDGNTMYFASETFRDKIFDKSKEKRIKYGKVGLFRATKADGKWGNVQALPFNNKDYQVGNPSLSKDGKTLYFSSDMPGTMGGADIWKVSITGDNTYGTPENLGAKVNTEGRENFPFISDDNKLYFSSDSRQGFGGLDVFVIDLEKGTEAKNVGKPINSERDDFAFTFDRDQNIGFYSSNRGGQDDIYMAVPLCNVQLNTTVKNAKTGAILSGATVAILDERNNMIEHKTTGADGLVQYGTECDKAYTLQVSKDGFVSKTIAVAKSKGGEMPIVAELDPIDVIITDTEVILNDIFFEYNKSNITKQGAFELDKLVQVMKNSPNMVIMVKSHTDNRGTDKFNMDLSDRRAKSTVQYVVSKGIAKDRISGKGYGESELKVQCDQCTDEEHAKNRRSEFMIVKK, from the coding sequence ATGAAGAAAACATATATCACTCTGAGTTTTGTATTCGCTGGTTTAACCTTATCAGCACAAAACAAACACACGCAGGCAGCAGACAAACTGTATAATCGTTACGAGTATATCGATGCAGCCGAAGAATATTTGAAATTGGTCAGCAACAACAAGGCAGACAACTACGTTTACCGCCAGTTGGCCGACAGCTACTACAATGTCTTCAATACTGTTGAAGCAGCTAAGTGGTATGCTAAGGCTACGGAAGAGAAACAGGATGCCGAGGTGTATTACCGTTATGCACAAATGCTGAAAGCCAACGGCCAGTATGAAGCATCGAACAAACAGATGGAGAAGTTTGCCTCTATGGCGCCAAGCGACCAAAGAGCAATGGCTTTCAAAAAGGAGCCTAACTACATCCCGAGACTTACCGACCAGCAGAAGATGTTCGATTCCAAAAACATGGACATCAACAGCGAGAAATCGGATTTCGGAGCGGTGCTTGCCAACGACAACACCCTGTATTTCGCTTCGGCCAGAAACACATCCAAGAAAAGCTACGGCTGGAATGACGAGCCTTATCTGGATCTATACAAAGCCACCAGAAACGAAGACGGTACTTTCAGCAAACCAACCGAAGTAGAAGGCATGAACAGTAAATGGCATGACGGACCTGCAGCTATCAGCGAAGACGGGAACACGATGTACTTTGCCAGCGAAACCTTCCGCGATAAAATCTTCGACAAGAGCAAGGAAAAGAGAATCAAGTATGGCAAGGTAGGTTTGTTCAGAGCTACCAAAGCAGACGGTAAATGGGGCAACGTACAGGCGCTTCCATTTAACAACAAAGACTACCAGGTAGGAAACCCGAGTTTGTCCAAAGACGGAAAAACATTGTACTTCTCATCAGACATGCCAGGCACCATGGGTGGGGCAGACATCTGGAAAGTTTCCATCACGGGCGATAACACTTACGGTACGCCGGAAAACCTTGGTGCTAAGGTGAACACTGAAGGAAGAGAGAACTTCCCGTTCATTAGCGATGACAACAAATTGTACTTCTCATCCGACTCAAGACAAGGATTTGGTGGATTGGACGTATTTGTGATCGACCTTGAGAAAGGCACAGAGGCTAAAAACGTTGGAAAACCGATCAACTCGGAGAGAGACGATTTTGCCTTTACCTTCGACAGAGATCAGAATATAGGATTCTACTCCAGTAACCGAGGAGGACAGGATGATATATACATGGCGGTTCCGCTGTGTAACGTACAACTGAACACTACGGTTAAGAATGCTAAAACGGGCGCTATACTATCGGGAGCTACTGTAGCTATCTTAGACGAGAGAAACAATATGATCGAACACAAAACCACAGGAGCTGACGGCTTGGTACAATACGGAACGGAGTGTGATAAAGCATACACGTTACAGGTATCGAAAGACGGCTTTGTGAGCAAAACCATCGCGGTGGCCAAATCCAAAGGCGGTGAAATGCCGATTGTGGCGGAATTGGATCCGATCGATGTAATTATTACTGATACAGAGGTTATCTTAAACGATATCTTCTTCGAATACAACAAGAGCAACATCACCAAACAAGGTGCATTTGAGTTAGACAAATTGGTTCAGGTGATGAAAAACAGCCCGAACATGGTGATTATGGTTAAATCGCACACGGACAACCGCGGAACGGACAAGTTCAACATGGACTTATCCGATCGTCGTGCCAAATCTACGGTGCAGTACGTGGTTTCGAAAGGAATCGCTAAAGACCGCATCTCGGGCAAAGGATACGGTGAGAGCGAACTGAAGGTACAATGCGACCAATGTACAGACGAGGAACATGCTAAAAACAGACGTTCTGAGTTCATGATCGTGAAGAAATAA
- a CDS encoding PorP/SprF family type IX secretion system membrane protein translates to MKKIYLTVLVALAGLLEVQAQQDPHYTQYMYNLSVVNPAYAGSKDALSMGLLYRKQWVDIEDAPTTGTFFGHSPIGKNVGLGLSVINDKIGPVEETNFYGDFSYTLNLGEVHKLAFGMKTGATMHKVGLYDDIGNGHVPDDNDPAFAENTSNTFFNIGAGLFFYTDKYYIGASVPNMLKSKHLDFDGREFGSETSHYFVTGGYVFDISENVKLKPFAMVKSAFDAPVSVDASLNTMLYNKLELGVTYRLEDSFGAMVNFMVTPNMRIGYAYDHIVSDLDAKTKSSHEFMLLYDLNFSKKASSSPRFF, encoded by the coding sequence ATGAAGAAAATTTATTTGACCGTTTTAGTAGCCTTAGCGGGCTTATTAGAAGTTCAAGCCCAGCAGGATCCTCATTATACTCAGTACATGTACAATCTGAGTGTTGTGAACCCAGCCTATGCGGGATCGAAAGATGCGCTATCGATGGGATTATTATACAGAAAACAATGGGTAGACATTGAGGACGCTCCAACTACGGGAACATTTTTCGGTCACAGTCCTATTGGTAAGAACGTTGGTTTGGGTTTGTCTGTAATCAACGATAAGATCGGTCCTGTTGAGGAGACCAATTTTTACGGGGATTTCTCCTATACGCTTAACTTAGGCGAGGTACACAAATTAGCCTTCGGTATGAAAACGGGAGCTACGATGCATAAGGTTGGGTTGTACGATGATATCGGAAACGGCCACGTACCTGATGATAATGACCCTGCGTTTGCTGAGAATACAAGCAATACGTTTTTCAACATTGGAGCGGGATTGTTTTTCTACACAGATAAGTACTACATCGGAGCTTCGGTTCCGAACATGCTGAAATCGAAACACCTTGACTTTGACGGCAGGGAGTTCGGATCTGAGACTTCGCACTACTTTGTGACGGGAGGTTACGTTTTCGATATCAGCGAGAACGTGAAGTTAAAACCGTTTGCGATGGTAAAATCGGCTTTCGATGCGCCGGTATCAGTAGATGCTTCCTTAAATACGATGTTGTACAATAAGCTTGAGCTTGGAGTAACCTACCGTTTGGAAGATTCATTCGGGGCGATGGTGAACTTTATGGTTACACCGAACATGCGTATCGGTTATGCATATGACCATATCGTATCGGATTTGGATGCTAAGACCAAATCTTCTCACGAGTTTATGTTGTTGTATGACCTGAACTTCTCTAAGAAGGCATCGAGCTCACCACGATTTTTCTAA